In Saccharicrinis fermentans DSM 9555 = JCM 21142, a genomic segment contains:
- a CDS encoding IS1634 family transposase — translation MYFKVSMRKNPETGVYSGYYRLVESYRNEDGRVCHRTMVNAGYLDDLNADQLVIIQKLITEKAENCNNPLFTYQESDDSLVNKYVDEFYDILVAKKKIDIVSKTNKKQQANKGKDIQNIDVNSIKNKDVREIGSEWMCHQALEQLQFGGFLEKQGWSDHDINLAKTHLISRAVYPASELKTSKWIKENSSVCEITGTDIGKVTKDKLYRISNKLYEVKEALENHLSVRTNELFDIKDKIVLYDLTNTYFEGRKEHSSIAKFGRSKEKRSDAKLVVLALVINVEGFIKYSSILEGNMADSKTLEGMINNLRVKTSTSSKKALVVIDAGIATDDNLKMIASKGYDYLCVSRVNLTKYTIDANAKTVSVYDNKKRKIELCRVKSERNNDYYLKVKSEAKKLKERSMNEQFQARFEEGLRKINESLSKKGGVKRLDKVHERIGRLKQKYPSIQRYYNIEVNALAEEKGTRGKKTQKHPLASSIEWSVKENIEINARSGIYFLRTSLENYDEDVLWSFYNTIREIEASFRVLKTDLDLRPIYHKTDSSTMAHLHLGLLAYWVVNTIRYQLKSKGINHGWKEIVRIMNTQKAVTTTAQNVEDQTISIRRCSEPNEKVKQLYDALKYKYAPFTRKKSVVHKMKIKKSQVATKQESPPI, via the coding sequence ATGTATTTCAAAGTATCCATGCGCAAAAATCCAGAAACTGGAGTTTACTCTGGTTATTATCGATTGGTTGAGAGCTACCGCAACGAAGACGGTAGGGTATGCCACCGCACCATGGTCAATGCCGGATACTTAGATGATTTGAATGCAGATCAATTAGTTATAATACAAAAGCTTATCACAGAAAAGGCCGAAAACTGCAATAACCCTTTGTTCACTTATCAAGAAAGTGACGATAGCCTCGTAAATAAGTATGTTGATGAGTTTTACGATATTCTGGTAGCTAAGAAAAAAATTGACATTGTTTCAAAAACAAACAAAAAACAACAGGCAAACAAAGGCAAGGATATTCAAAATATTGATGTCAATAGCATCAAAAATAAAGATGTCCGCGAAATTGGTTCAGAGTGGATGTGCCACCAGGCATTGGAACAACTCCAGTTTGGAGGCTTTCTTGAAAAACAAGGATGGAGCGACCACGATATAAATCTGGCAAAAACACATCTTATTAGCCGAGCCGTATATCCTGCATCCGAACTTAAAACAAGTAAATGGATAAAAGAAAACTCATCGGTATGCGAAATTACGGGAACCGACATAGGAAAAGTTACTAAAGATAAGCTGTATCGGATTTCCAATAAATTATATGAAGTAAAAGAAGCTTTGGAAAACCACCTTTCTGTCAGAACCAACGAACTATTCGACATTAAGGACAAAATCGTATTGTACGATCTTACCAATACTTATTTTGAAGGACGAAAAGAACACAGCAGTATAGCGAAATTTGGCCGGAGCAAGGAGAAACGGAGCGATGCAAAGTTGGTGGTGCTTGCCTTGGTGATAAATGTAGAAGGGTTTATAAAATATTCATCCATACTTGAAGGTAATATGGCCGATTCAAAAACACTTGAAGGCATGATCAACAATCTTCGGGTAAAAACATCCACATCATCAAAAAAAGCATTGGTGGTAATCGATGCGGGGATAGCCACGGATGACAACCTGAAAATGATTGCCTCAAAAGGATATGATTATTTGTGCGTAAGCCGTGTAAACCTTACTAAATACACTATTGATGCAAATGCAAAAACGGTATCAGTTTACGATAATAAAAAACGTAAAATTGAATTGTGCCGGGTTAAATCAGAAAGAAACAATGATTATTACCTCAAAGTAAAAAGCGAAGCAAAAAAGCTGAAGGAGCGTTCGATGAACGAGCAGTTCCAAGCTAGGTTCGAAGAAGGACTTCGAAAAATTAACGAAAGCCTGAGCAAAAAAGGAGGCGTAAAACGCTTGGATAAAGTTCATGAACGCATAGGTCGGTTAAAGCAGAAATACCCATCGATACAAAGATATTATAATATTGAAGTCAATGCCCTTGCGGAAGAAAAAGGTACAAGGGGCAAGAAGACACAAAAGCATCCACTTGCCTCGTCAATAGAATGGTCTGTAAAAGAAAACATTGAAATCAATGCTCGTAGTGGAATATATTTTCTGCGCACTTCACTTGAAAACTATGATGAAGATGTTTTATGGAGTTTTTACAATACCATCCGGGAGATTGAAGCTTCTTTTCGAGTTTTAAAAACCGATCTTGATTTACGCCCAATTTATCACAAAACCGATTCAAGTACAATGGCTCATCTGCACCTTGGGTTGTTGGCATATTGGGTAGTGAATACAATCAGGTATCAACTAAAAAGTAAAGGGATAAACCATGGATGGAAAGAAATCGTCCGCATAATGAATACACAAAAGGCGGTTACAACAACTGCTCAAAACGTAGAGGATCAAACTATTTCAATAAGACGTTGCTCTGAGCCTAACGAAAAAGTAAAACAATTATATGATGCTCTGAAATACAAATATGCTCCCTTTACCCGAAAAAAATCTGTAGTACACAAAATGAAAATAAAAAAATCGCAAGTGGCTACAAAACAAGAATCTCCGCCAATTTAG
- a CDS encoding nucleotidyl transferase AbiEii/AbiGii toxin family protein, which produces MVRGIETFKTYFKDHADKYIIIGGTALDIQMEDAGFTPRATKDIDIILVVEALNTDFVKAFWEFIKEGNYQQKEKGGEKRQYYRFVKPEKDNFPYQIELFAKNPDILDLDEGTHLTPIPVEVELSSLSAILMDEDYYNLTLEQSEVQDDVHIANPKALIALKAKAFLDWSKRKAEGHSECDKHIKKHKADIFRLTMLLPSDETIETPANVKADLQKAANMIADQLPDKAILKTMGAQVPPLEVFKQFKQIFNLN; this is translated from the coding sequence ATGGTTAGAGGAATAGAAACGTTTAAAACATACTTTAAAGACCATGCCGATAAGTATATTATTATTGGTGGCACTGCTTTAGATATACAAATGGAAGATGCTGGGTTTACGCCTCGTGCAACAAAAGACATTGATATAATATTGGTAGTAGAGGCTTTAAATACTGATTTTGTAAAGGCATTTTGGGAGTTTATTAAAGAGGGCAACTACCAACAGAAAGAAAAAGGTGGTGAAAAACGTCAGTACTATCGTTTTGTAAAGCCCGAAAAAGATAATTTTCCCTACCAAATAGAGCTCTTTGCTAAAAATCCCGACATTCTAGATTTAGACGAGGGTACGCACCTTACACCTATACCCGTTGAGGTCGAATTATCGAGCCTTTCTGCCATATTAATGGATGAAGACTATTATAACTTAACACTGGAACAAAGCGAAGTGCAAGATGATGTGCATATAGCCAACCCCAAAGCCTTAATTGCCCTTAAGGCAAAAGCCTTTTTAGACTGGAGCAAACGAAAGGCTGAGGGACACTCCGAATGCGACAAACATATAAAAAAGCACAAAGCAGATATCTTTAGGCTGACCATGTTATTACCAAGCGACGAAACTATTGAAACTCCTGCCAATGTTAAAGCCGACTTACAAAAGGCTGCCAACATGATAGCTGACCAATTACCCGATAAGGCTATTCTTAAAACTATGGGTGCACAGGTACCTCCACTAGAGGTGTTTAAACAATTTAAGCAAATCTTTAACCTTAATTAA
- a CDS encoding helix-turn-helix transcriptional regulator, whose product MATNKNATIRYQALDRCFRNPGRKFYIEDLIDACNEALLDVDPKSSGIKRRQIYDDIKFMQDSKGFDAPIESFKAGRKAYYRYADINFSINSQPLNEQEAQQLKESLITLTRFKGMPQFEWIEELKARLEDSFKLSSQDNVISFEENPFLTGKEYIGDLYNAITNKQALSIVYRSFKSDEDEIVIFHSYYLKQYNNRWFVCGLNENANRIENRALDRIVLINESKSKYIQNDNIDFGEYFSDVVGVTVESGEEPQKVLLKIEPSLLPYIITKPLHESQVSLKGQARVIQLKVQLNYELESLILSFGEKVEVLEPTGLRNRIRTRVESLIEKYV is encoded by the coding sequence ATGGCCACAAATAAAAATGCCACAATAAGGTATCAAGCATTAGACCGTTGTTTTAGAAATCCAGGTCGAAAATTTTACATCGAAGATTTAATTGACGCTTGCAATGAAGCTTTATTAGATGTTGATCCAAAATCAAGTGGAATTAAAAGACGTCAGATATACGATGATATTAAATTCATGCAAGATTCAAAAGGGTTTGATGCTCCAATCGAATCATTTAAGGCTGGAAGAAAAGCATATTATCGATATGCTGATATAAACTTTTCGATAAACAGCCAACCATTAAATGAACAAGAGGCTCAGCAATTAAAAGAATCATTAATTACTCTTACCCGTTTTAAGGGGATGCCACAGTTTGAGTGGATAGAGGAATTGAAAGCGAGGCTGGAAGATAGCTTTAAATTATCAAGCCAGGATAATGTAATTTCTTTCGAAGAGAACCCCTTCTTAACCGGAAAGGAGTATATAGGCGATTTATATAATGCAATTACAAATAAACAAGCTTTATCAATAGTATACCGATCATTTAAGAGTGATGAAGATGAAATTGTTATTTTTCATTCCTACTATTTAAAACAATATAATAATAGGTGGTTCGTATGTGGTTTAAATGAGAACGCTAATAGGATTGAAAATAGAGCTTTAGATAGAATTGTTTTAATTAATGAGAGTAAATCTAAATATATTCAGAATGATAATATAGATTTTGGAGAATACTTTTCCGATGTTGTTGGAGTAACAGTTGAATCAGGAGAGGAGCCTCAAAAAGTTTTATTAAAAATTGAACCTAGCTTACTTCCATATATCATAACAAAGCCTCTCCACGAATCACAAGTTTCTTTGAAAGGGCAGGCACGAGTTATCCAATTAAAAGTTCAACTGAATTATGAGCTTGAATCTCTTATTTTATCATTTGGAGAGAAGGTTGAGGTACTTGAGCCGACTGGATTGAGAAATAGAATTAGAACAAGGGTTGAATCCTTAATTGAAAAGTATGTATAA
- a CDS encoding metallophosphoesterase, whose protein sequence is MSSLSIQYCSDLHLEFPENEKFLKDKPIIPKANILILAGDIVPLKVMDKFNWFWDKLSEDFERVYWVPGNHEYYHGNLSKYNGRLSMKIRNNISLVNNFVVTENGVRLIFSTLWSRIKLENKWVIERRLNDFHLIKNGEYTFTSESYNRLHKKSLEFVTGELKKAKQNKVVVCSHHVPTFLNYPEKYKGDSINDAFATELFPLIEEYQPEAWIFGHHHWNHAPFTIGKTQMLTNQLGYVRNNEHEQFNASEFIKI, encoded by the coding sequence ATGAGTAGTCTATCTATACAATATTGTTCTGACTTACATTTGGAGTTTCCAGAAAACGAAAAGTTTTTAAAGGATAAACCAATCATTCCAAAGGCAAACATTCTAATCTTGGCTGGTGATATTGTGCCGCTTAAAGTGATGGATAAATTTAATTGGTTTTGGGATAAACTAAGCGAAGATTTTGAACGGGTATATTGGGTGCCAGGCAATCATGAGTATTACCATGGTAACTTAAGTAAGTATAATGGCCGCTTAAGTATGAAAATAAGAAACAACATTAGTCTTGTCAATAATTTTGTGGTTACCGAAAATGGTGTTCGCTTGATATTCTCAACACTCTGGTCACGAATAAAACTCGAAAATAAATGGGTAATTGAAAGGCGTCTAAATGATTTTCACCTAATTAAAAACGGTGAATATACTTTCACATCAGAAAGTTACAATAGATTACACAAAAAAAGCTTAGAGTTTGTAACTGGTGAATTAAAAAAAGCAAAACAGAACAAAGTGGTTGTTTGCAGCCACCATGTACCTACATTTTTAAATTATCCCGAGAAATACAAAGGGGATAGTATTAATGATGCATTTGCAACGGAACTATTTCCTTTAATTGAAGAATATCAACCCGAAGCATGGATATTTGGTCATCATCACTGGAATCATGCTCCTTTTACAATTGGAAAAACACAAATGCTTACGAATCAATTGGGATATGTTAGAAACAATGAACACGAACAGTTTAATGCTTCGGAATTCATAAAAATATAG
- a CDS encoding N-6 DNA methylase: protein MTTWDKQFWSYLDYLRHTTRIEEISDLILSLSYLKYLNDNPSKYELDESAKWELFTYETSFGPILKKVQRAFETLEYCHPSLDNTFSNLDIRYDNYFLSEPRHTRELIEQISRFDFSFGKDFSEYFDDLLFYFNSSYGKRGAGEIQPKELTHLMHSLIPNTENQSIYNPFAGYASFGLNIPKGTQYVGEEINERTAAIARLRLAIDYSYKSELNSNDCIRFADKGSERKFTTIIFNPPFNPHCS, encoded by the coding sequence ATGACTACTTGGGATAAACAGTTTTGGAGCTACCTGGATTATTTAAGACATACAACAAGAATTGAAGAAATTTCGGACTTAATTCTATCATTAAGTTACCTTAAGTACTTAAATGACAATCCAAGCAAGTATGAATTAGATGAAAGTGCTAAGTGGGAATTATTTACTTATGAAACTTCTTTTGGTCCAATTTTAAAAAAAGTTCAGCGTGCATTTGAAACATTAGAGTACTGTCATCCTTCTTTGGATAATACATTTTCTAATTTAGATATTCGATATGATAATTACTTTCTTTCAGAACCAAGACACACAAGAGAGTTAATAGAGCAAATTTCAAGATTTGATTTTAGCTTTGGTAAGGACTTTAGTGAATATTTTGATGATTTACTATTTTATTTTAATAGCAGCTATGGGAAGCGTGGTGCAGGAGAAATCCAACCTAAGGAACTAACTCATTTAATGCATTCATTAATTCCTAATACTGAAAATCAATCGATATATAACCCGTTTGCAGGTTATGCCTCTTTTGGCCTGAATATTCCTAAAGGCACACAATATGTTGGAGAAGAAATTAATGAAAGAACTGCAGCAATCGCACGACTCCGCTTAGCAATTGACTACTCATATAAATCAGAGCTGAATTCAAATGACTGTATTCGGTTTGCAGATAAGGGCTCTGAAAGGAAGTTCACTACAATTATATTTAATCCGCCATTTAACCCACATTGCAGCTAA
- a CDS encoding type I restriction-modification system subunit M, with protein MSNKLSQSTINSTVWKACDSFRGTLDPAGYKDYILTMLFVKYISDVHKEKKAEYNEKYKGDAVRIERALKHERFKMPEESSFDFLYEHRNADNLGELINVALENIEEENREKLDKVFRNIDFNSEANLGQTKDRNRRLKNVLNDFSALDLRPSNLEGNDVIGDSYEYLIANFASDAGKKAGEFYTPSSVSTLLAKLVEPQEENRIYDPTCGSGSLLLKAAREVGSNNFSLSGQEVNGSTWALARMNMFLHERDNATIEWGDTLNNPLHKENDNLKKFDIVVANPPFSLDKWGADNASSDQYGRFWRGVPPKSKGDYAFISHMVESLNEHGRAGVVLPHGVLFRGSSEGKIRKALIEENKLKAVIGLPANLFFGTGIPACILIFDKNKGDNTDVLFIDASREFENGKNQNNLRTIDIQRVFATYKLFDGEQADLKEGKVSINEETGKWENKEDGNYELITQNSKFIIEKYSYIATKEEIAENDYNLNIPRYVDTFEEEEPIDIAATQQEIATIKTEMTAVEEQMAAYLKELGY; from the coding sequence ATGAGCAATAAATTATCTCAATCAACAATAAACAGTACAGTTTGGAAAGCCTGCGACTCTTTTAGAGGAACACTTGACCCTGCAGGTTATAAAGATTATATTTTAACTATGCTTTTCGTGAAATACATCTCCGATGTTCACAAAGAGAAGAAAGCAGAATACAATGAAAAGTATAAGGGTGATGCTGTTCGTATCGAACGTGCTTTAAAACACGAACGTTTTAAAATGCCAGAGGAAAGCTCTTTTGATTTCCTTTACGAGCATCGCAATGCCGATAATTTGGGTGAGTTGATTAATGTTGCTTTAGAAAATATTGAAGAGGAAAACAGAGAAAAACTCGACAAAGTATTCCGAAATATCGACTTTAACTCCGAAGCAAACTTAGGTCAAACCAAAGACCGCAACCGCAGATTAAAGAATGTTTTGAATGATTTCTCAGCATTAGACCTCAGACCATCAAATCTAGAGGGCAATGATGTAATTGGCGATTCTTACGAATACCTGATTGCCAACTTTGCTTCTGATGCCGGTAAAAAAGCGGGTGAGTTTTACACGCCTTCAAGTGTATCAACCTTGTTAGCAAAATTGGTTGAACCGCAAGAAGAAAATCGTATTTACGACCCTACTTGTGGTTCGGGCTCCTTGTTGTTAAAAGCCGCCAGAGAAGTGGGAAGTAACAATTTTTCGTTAAGCGGACAAGAAGTAAACGGAAGCACCTGGGCATTGGCTCGCATGAATATGTTTTTGCATGAACGAGATAATGCCACCATTGAATGGGGCGATACCTTAAACAATCCATTACATAAGGAAAACGACAACCTTAAAAAGTTTGATATTGTAGTAGCCAATCCTCCATTTTCTTTAGATAAATGGGGTGCCGACAATGCATCAAGCGACCAATACGGACGCTTTTGGCGTGGTGTGCCACCAAAGAGCAAAGGTGATTATGCTTTTATATCCCACATGGTTGAATCTTTAAACGAACATGGACGTGCAGGTGTAGTATTACCACACGGTGTACTATTTAGAGGTAGTTCTGAAGGTAAAATTCGTAAAGCACTCATTGAAGAAAACAAACTAAAAGCAGTTATTGGCTTACCTGCCAACCTATTCTTTGGCACCGGTATTCCTGCGTGTATTTTAATCTTCGATAAAAATAAGGGTGATAATACCGATGTACTCTTCATTGATGCCAGTCGTGAATTTGAAAATGGCAAAAACCAAAACAACTTACGTACAATTGATATTCAACGTGTATTCGCAACATACAAACTCTTTGATGGTGAACAAGCCGATTTAAAAGAAGGCAAAGTTTCAATAAATGAAGAAACAGGAAAGTGGGAAAACAAGGAGGACGGGAATTACGAACTCATAACTCAAAATTCAAAATTCATAATTGAGAAGTACTCTTATATAGCTACCAAAGAGGAAATAGCCGAAAACGACTACAACCTCAATATCCCGCGTTATGTAGATACTTTTGAAGAGGAAGAGCCCATTGATATTGCAGCTACTCAACAAGAAATTGCGACCATAAAAACAGAAATGACTGCCGTAGAAGAACAAATGGCTGCTTATTTAAAAGAATTGGGGTACTAA
- a CDS encoding transposase: MSLKTDSFVVESNVHFPTDYNLLWDCARKCIDMVNKLQKNHDLPGWRKVYDWRKDLKNKMRALGRASASGGKGKQDRIRTAARMYLAKAKALLNKLENSKDSFPHEDIADQVTVIELEHFMSLLVKHINLLERRTIKGEAIPHSEKMFSIFEEYTEWVTKGKMRPNIELGKKVGITTDQFNLIVDYQIMNHESDSEIVPQLTKRLSKRFTIESWSFDKGYWNKNNKTLLLRVVKKLVLPKKGKCNQEEAEQERQTVFKKLRNKHSAIESNINKLEHRGLDRCPDRGYHNFKRYVGLAVCAYNLRKIGAELIYRARNSSNTDEQNKLAA, translated from the coding sequence TTGTCCTTAAAAACCGATAGTTTTGTTGTAGAAAGCAATGTTCACTTCCCGACTGACTACAACCTGCTATGGGACTGTGCGCGAAAATGCATCGACATGGTCAACAAGCTTCAGAAAAATCACGATCTGCCTGGATGGCGCAAGGTGTATGACTGGCGTAAAGACTTGAAGAACAAAATGCGGGCACTAGGTCGGGCAAGCGCATCGGGCGGAAAAGGGAAACAAGACAGAATAAGAACCGCAGCGCGAATGTACCTTGCAAAAGCTAAAGCTTTGCTGAACAAATTAGAAAATTCAAAAGACAGCTTTCCACACGAAGATATTGCAGATCAGGTAACAGTGATAGAGCTCGAACATTTCATGTCGCTATTGGTTAAGCATATCAACTTGCTTGAAAGGCGGACTATAAAAGGGGAAGCCATACCCCATAGCGAGAAAATGTTTTCCATATTCGAAGAATATACCGAATGGGTGACCAAAGGTAAAATGCGTCCGAATATCGAACTGGGCAAAAAAGTAGGAATAACTACCGACCAGTTTAATTTAATTGTCGATTACCAGATAATGAATCATGAATCTGATTCAGAGATTGTTCCGCAGTTAACAAAAAGACTATCAAAACGGTTTACAATAGAAAGTTGGAGTTTCGATAAGGGGTATTGGAACAAAAACAATAAAACATTATTGTTGAGAGTGGTTAAGAAACTTGTGCTTCCCAAGAAAGGCAAATGTAACCAAGAAGAAGCAGAGCAGGAGCGTCAAACCGTTTTCAAGAAGCTGCGCAACAAACATAGCGCCATCGAATCAAACATTAATAAGCTGGAGCACAGAGGACTAGATCGCTGTCCAGATCGCGGATACCACAACTTCAAAAGGTATGTTGGCTTGGCCGTTTGCGCCTACAATCTAAGAAAGATTGGTGCCGAATTAATCTATCGAGCACGGAATAGTTCCAATACAGACGAGCAGAACAAATTGGCAGCCTAG
- a CDS encoding GIY-YIG nuclease family protein, translating to MTKGYTYILECSDGSYYTGSTKDLELRLQQHQNGEGANHTRKHLPVKLVYFEEFDRIDDAFYREKQIQGWSRKKKEALINGDFDKLSHLSRNYTEYRKAASTSSASASATRSYNTTRPLSQEERSLSLSKGETKQRAELAEGKEGYKKTKIGWIPEEWELVKLGEKFEFKNGINADKSAYGTGVRFVNVMEVVNNNYITHNDIPGSLVVTKSQLMTYKVSRGDVLFNRTSEIPEEIGLTAVYLDDANPVFGGFVIRGTSKDNSLYELFKKDCFNSSILRKQIIVRGQGAVRANIGQKDLQSVLLPLPPLPEQQKIAQILSTWDKGIMSCELLISLGKKTHVFKNRRVEYR from the coding sequence ATGACAAAAGGATATACATATATATTAGAATGCTCTGATGGAAGTTACTATACAGGAAGTACAAAAGATTTAGAGCTTCGCTTGCAACAACACCAAAACGGAGAAGGAGCAAACCACACTAGAAAGCATCTTCCCGTTAAATTGGTATATTTTGAAGAATTCGATAGAATCGATGATGCTTTTTACCGTGAAAAACAAATACAAGGATGGAGTAGAAAAAAGAAAGAGGCTTTGATAAATGGTGACTTCGACAAGCTCAGTCACCTGTCACGAAATTATACTGAATACAGGAAAGCGGCTTCGACAAGCTCAGCCTCCGCATCAGCAACCCGTTCCTATAACACAACCCGCCCCCTGAGCCAAGAAGAGCGCTCCCTGAGCTTGTCGAAGGGAGAAACAAAACAACGCGCTGAGCTTGCCGAAGGCAAAGAGGGCTACAAAAAGACTAAAATTGGGTGGATTCCTGAAGAGTGGGAATTAGTTAAGCTAGGTGAAAAGTTCGAATTCAAGAATGGTATTAATGCAGACAAATCAGCATACGGAACAGGTGTTCGTTTTGTTAATGTAATGGAAGTAGTAAACAATAATTACATTACTCACAATGACATACCAGGTTCCTTAGTGGTAACTAAATCACAATTAATGACCTATAAAGTATCAAGAGGTGATGTATTATTTAATAGAACTTCTGAGATACCAGAGGAAATTGGTCTTACTGCAGTGTATCTTGATGATGCCAACCCTGTTTTTGGCGGTTTTGTAATACGCGGTACAAGTAAAGACAATTCACTTTATGAATTATTTAAGAAAGATTGCTTTAACTCAAGCATATTACGTAAACAAATAATTGTGAGAGGGCAAGGTGCTGTTCGTGCCAATATAGGGCAAAAGGATTTGCAATCTGTTTTACTACCTCTCCCCCCTCTTCCCGAACAACAAAAAATAGCCCAAATCCTATCCACATGGGACAAGGGAATTATGAGTTGTGAGTTATTAATTAGTCTCGGCAAGAAAACTCATGTTTTCAAAAATAGGCGAGTAGAATATCGCTAA
- a CDS encoding N-6 DNA methylase, with protein sequence MRFNEETYHDLKYVNSNYLIKNNANAYIIGEMLTKLRDGGKMIFLMPNGFLTSSLGQEVKLKKMILKDFNLESITSLPGNIVSNTNISLNLIVISKNKPTGKVKMVDGSECFIRKSSSQNIIDVEVVSHLIKSVDSNEKVLTISEEDIKLNDFSLLPQRYLVESSSKIDLSNAKPLGDVIMYIKPIRYQKSEFGKKIGIKDLQDSPDQYTIDYSQLTQEELPKGVARLNRNSLLVASKGLKLKPTYIGNVGMDIYYTPQNIFEFNVESDNVNIDYLIAELHKDYVQKQLAKFTVGAGIPSITRKQLLSIRIFLPSIDEQLQIVEKEKTERFQQKLKELGFEREIAQIRKEQKEDLSSKKHNIMQHINNVKSSADVLIGFMEKNGGQLRANDIINQRRGVTVEQRFRRLVDSLEDSIYYINNLTNEVRFGEKKIVNLKKLIDSCIEKGIQGKNYEVLPLEVDETSFIESSNTIEPIAFISPDDFEEVYNNLLENAVRHGFLKDNNLYSFRIEMSYDSDVKQIVILFSNNGEPLPKGMADRYGIKGEKAGKTGNKGYGAWKIKQIANYWEAGFEVLDSSESTNKVAFELRLNVEQE encoded by the coding sequence ATTAGGTTTAATGAAGAAACCTACCATGATTTGAAGTATGTAAATAGTAATTATTTAATAAAGAATAATGCTAATGCCTACATTATTGGTGAAATGCTCACTAAACTAAGAGATGGTGGGAAAATGATTTTCTTAATGCCAAATGGATTCTTAACTAGTTCACTAGGTCAGGAAGTCAAACTTAAGAAAATGATATTAAAAGATTTCAATCTTGAGTCAATCACATCACTTCCTGGAAACATTGTAAGCAATACGAATATTTCACTGAATCTTATTGTAATAAGTAAGAACAAACCTACTGGAAAAGTGAAAATGGTTGATGGTAGTGAGTGTTTTATACGAAAGAGTTCATCACAGAATATTATTGATGTAGAAGTTGTGTCTCATTTGATTAAAAGTGTAGATTCAAACGAAAAGGTATTAACAATTTCTGAAGAGGATATTAAATTAAATGACTTTAGCTTATTACCTCAGCGCTATCTTGTTGAATCAAGTAGTAAAATTGATTTATCAAATGCTAAGCCACTAGGCGATGTTATTATGTACATCAAGCCTATTAGATATCAGAAAAGTGAGTTTGGGAAAAAGATTGGGATAAAGGATCTGCAAGATAGTCCTGATCAATATACTATTGATTATTCTCAATTAACACAAGAGGAATTACCCAAAGGAGTAGCCAGACTAAACCGCAACTCTCTTTTAGTCGCATCTAAGGGACTCAAATTAAAACCAACTTACATTGGAAATGTAGGTATGGATATTTATTATACACCACAGAATATTTTTGAGTTTAATGTAGAATCAGATAATGTCAATATAGATTACCTGATAGCTGAATTGCATAAGGACTATGTGCAGAAACAATTAGCAAAATTTACTGTTGGTGCTGGCATTCCTTCCATAACAAGAAAACAATTATTATCTATTCGCATTTTTCTACCAAGTATAGATGAACAATTACAGATTGTTGAAAAAGAGAAAACTGAGCGCTTCCAGCAAAAGTTAAAGGAATTGGGGTTTGAGCGAGAAATTGCCCAAATTCGCAAAGAGCAAAAGGAAGACCTGAGCTCAAAAAAGCATAATATTATGCAACACATCAATAATGTGAAATCATCTGCTGATGTGTTGATAGGTTTTATGGAGAAAAATGGAGGCCAATTAAGGGCAAATGATATAATAAATCAACGTAGGGGAGTTACTGTAGAACAACGTTTCAGAAGGTTAGTGGATAGTTTGGAAGATTCAATTTATTACATCAATAACCTTACAAACGAAGTAAGGTTCGGAGAAAAGAAGATAGTAAACCTAAAGAAACTTATAGATTCATGTATCGAAAAAGGTATACAGGGAAAGAATTATGAAGTGTTACCTTTAGAGGTTGATGAGACATCCTTTATCGAATCAAGTAATACCATTGAACCAATCGCTTTTATATCACCTGATGATTTTGAAGAGGTGTATAATAATTTGTTAGAGAATGCAGTAAGGCATGGATTCTTAAAGGATAATAACTTATATAGTTTCCGCATTGAAATGTCGTATGATTCGGATGTTAAACAAATTGTTATCCTATTCTCTAATAATGGCGAGCCTTTACCCAAAGGTATGGCAGATAGGTATGGTATTAAAGGAGAAAAGGCTGGTAAAACAGGTAATAAAGGATATGGTGCTTGGAAAATAAAGCAAATAGCGAATTATTGGGAAGCAGGTTTTGAAGTATTAGATAGTAGTGAAAGTACTAATAAGGTAGCTTTTGAACTTAGGTTAAATGTAGAACAGGAATAA